Proteins encoded within one genomic window of Phaeodactylum tricornutum CCAP 1055/1 chromosome 27, whole genome shotgun sequence:
- a CDS encoding predicted protein, producing the protein MRKQAKNLINADMNVMMTRRRNRSVRFTEEIDVFEVECFREHLNRCWYQNDDYRDFSLDRKACVVAYRKVAAKNRQHQLSEDVQLCLLGLESSLSMDVRELSAERRAEIVHGVLLEQEAQWTGGYSDQDQIRLVSIGCSTEAVVEAIERAVFDTSDRRLPFTEKLRLGTGGTATTSIWGDQANMCSSPLIPRRQASKRLVKEPSFRATLTGKSSIRMQTSERLDSRPSLPQKKPSLRFLEALNRRDYRPQSITRQPSLRYEVSLIQ; encoded by the exons ATGCGAAAACAAGCAAAGAATTTGATAAATGCCGACATGAATGTTATGATGACTCGGAGGAGGAATCGCAGCGTAAGGTTTACCGAAGAGATTGATGTGTTTGAAGTGGAATGTTTTCGAGAACACCTGAATCGATGTTGGTACCAG AATGACGACTACAGAGACTTTTCGCTCGATCGAAAGGCTTGCGTTGTCGCCTACCGAAAGGTTGCTGCCAAGAACAGGCAACATCAGCTTTCCGAGGATGTCCAACTATGCTTGCTTGGACTTGAAAGCAGCTTATCCATGGATGTAAGAGAACTCTCTGCGGAGCGTCGTGCCGAAATTGTACATGGGGTACTACTGGAACAAGAAGCACAGTGGACTGGAGGGTACAGTGATCAGGATCAAATCCGACTAGTATCGATCGGTTGCAGCACAGAAGCGGTTGTCGAAGCTATTGAACGGGCTGTCTTCGATACGAGTGACAGGCGTTTGCCTTTTACTGAAAAACTGAGACTAGGAACAGGTGGCACTGCAACAACATCTATCTGGGGGGATCAAGCGAACATGTGCTCGTCACCACTGATCCCCAGGCGCCAGGCATCAAAACGCTTGGTCAAGGAACCTTCTTTCCGCGCAACGCTGACCGGGAAATCTTCAATTCGAATGCAGACATCTGAGCGGCTAGATTCGCGGCCTTCGCTTCCACAAAAAAAGCCGTCACTTAGATTTTTGGAGGCTTTAAACCGACGCGACTACCGCCCCCAAAGCATAACGAGACAGCCGTCACTTCGATATGAAGTTAGCTTAATTCAGTAG